A window of Staphylococcus sp. 17KM0847 contains these coding sequences:
- a CDS encoding ABC transporter ATP-binding protein — translation MSNAIVLKMINVTHYYRNQKKQNVLKPFSYQPEDIELNNITLHIYQGEALGIIGEAASSKSLVGEILAGTVLPDKGRVVRKATLFYANMNQKNVEHVPVLDYVNDVIQLYEVDVPKHKVIQVIKYAHLADNKHDLVKDLTDEQYAQLLFSLARSSQAEIVILSHILSYLDEDFFDKAQNMVAEYVNKGYTWITIDNDVTKVKAVSNYAVWISHGQLRKEGFVKQVIPSFERHEQDRATLKTEEEQRHFDEDWKRNRTRMPELTYNFKRIERYHHAKPPVFLARIWTWTAVFLVGMLLSSVLIFNNLGKLDIAESASQNAISKHSETSFTDKLAYGVLTSGSATLKSLHHSGKEIHIPQHTVVTITGENKRKYRIEMNGKLYTGAKEKFHYFNPAALYNQIERDELAPYMKQNYIHYVDYFNSQLHKSHKTVNETLVAEKDKENRFVEPVLEQPIEMLFDDQNKLIGYTFPIVKEKKLRETFNVKDDMWIAKTEAGYYIADFSTHKWIFIEL, via the coding sequence ATGAGTAATGCAATTGTATTAAAGATGATCAATGTCACACACTATTATCGCAATCAAAAAAAGCAAAATGTGCTCAAACCTTTTAGTTATCAGCCTGAAGACATCGAACTTAATAATATCACATTGCATATTTATCAAGGAGAAGCCCTTGGTATTATTGGAGAAGCAGCATCATCTAAATCGTTAGTAGGTGAGATACTTGCAGGTACAGTTTTACCAGACAAAGGACGTGTAGTGAGAAAAGCTACATTATTTTATGCGAATATGAATCAAAAAAATGTAGAGCATGTACCAGTTCTCGATTATGTTAATGATGTTATACAACTTTATGAAGTGGATGTTCCTAAACATAAAGTGATTCAAGTGATAAAATATGCACATTTGGCAGATAACAAACACGATTTGGTCAAAGACTTAACGGATGAGCAGTATGCACAACTATTATTTAGTTTAGCACGTTCATCACAAGCAGAGATTGTTATTTTGAGCCATATTTTGTCTTATTTAGATGAGGATTTTTTTGATAAAGCTCAAAATATGGTAGCAGAATACGTGAATAAAGGGTACACATGGATTACAATCGATAATGATGTGACTAAAGTGAAGGCCGTGAGCAACTATGCTGTTTGGATTTCACATGGCCAATTGCGTAAAGAAGGATTCGTCAAGCAAGTCATTCCTTCTTTTGAGCGCCATGAACAAGATAGAGCAACATTGAAAACCGAAGAAGAGCAACGACATTTTGATGAAGATTGGAAACGAAATCGTACAAGAATGCCAGAATTGACTTATAATTTCAAACGTATTGAACGTTATCATCATGCTAAGCCACCTGTATTTTTAGCGAGAATTTGGACATGGACAGCTGTGTTTTTAGTTGGAATGTTATTATCTAGTGTATTGATTTTTAATAATTTAGGAAAACTTGACATTGCAGAATCAGCATCGCAAAATGCCATTTCTAAGCATTCAGAAACAAGCTTTACAGATAAATTAGCGTACGGTGTGTTGACATCAGGGTCAGCAACTTTGAAATCATTGCATCATAGTGGCAAAGAAATACATATTCCGCAGCATACTGTTGTGACAATTACTGGAGAAAATAAGCGTAAATATCGCATAGAAATGAATGGTAAATTATATACTGGTGCGAAAGAAAAGTTTCATTATTTTAATCCTGCTGCCCTCTATAATCAAATAGAACGAGATGAACTCGCACCGTATATGAAGCAAAATTATATTCATTATGTTGATTATTTTAATAGCCAGTTGCATAAGTCACATAAGACAGTCAATGAAACACTTGTAGCAGAGAAAGATAAAGAAAACAGATTTGTTGAGCCTGTTTTAGAGCAACCTATTGAAATGTTGTTTGATGATCAGAATAAATTAATAGGATATACATTTCCGATTGTGAAAGAGAAAAAGTTACGCGAAACATTTAATGTTAAAGATGATATGTGGATTGCTAAAACAGAAGCAGGTTATTATATAGCAGATTTTAGTACACATAAATGGATTTTTATAGAATTGTAG
- a CDS encoding YfhH family protein, whose product MNKKRLSEMTRQEILHEIQTYKEKMRKAEMNGIMNEYDVYQNKVIIAESYLIDPETIEIGKMYLLRDESEQYFKVERLKGIFAWGYRVNSIQSEEGIPLSLLKL is encoded by the coding sequence ATGAATAAAAAAAGACTAAGTGAGATGACAAGACAAGAAATTTTGCATGAGATACAAACTTACAAAGAAAAAATGCGTAAAGCTGAAATGAATGGTATTATGAATGAATATGATGTGTACCAAAACAAAGTTATTATTGCAGAAAGTTATTTGATAGACCCGGAAACGATCGAAATAGGAAAGATGTACCTTTTACGAGATGAATCAGAGCAATATTTTAAAGTCGAGCGTCTCAAAGGTATTTTTGCATGGGGGTATCGTGTTAATAGTATTCAATCAGAAGAGGGGATACCACTCTCTTTATTAAAATTATAG
- the recX gene encoding recombination regulator RecX, translating into MPQISKIEVQKNNNERFNIYIDDVFAIGVSIDTLVHFNLKKGDEVNRERLGEIEAREFQQQAINQAIHYLSYRKRTRHEIRQHLIKKEYPDTIIEQALEYCERLKLIDHVDYMESLKNTMIRTTDKGPEIFRKKLQQAGIEKELIERGVACYIDEQPIEKIYALAEKILRQKKGPAVKVRQQVQQALMNKGYTLDVIMHVVETLNFEPEPEIIDSLLQRDLEKFFNKYHNKYEGRQLRARLVEVLMRKGYTYDDIQQKLVESGIENE; encoded by the coding sequence ATGCCACAAATTTCTAAAATTGAAGTTCAGAAAAATAATAACGAGCGGTTTAATATATATATTGATGATGTATTTGCAATAGGGGTTTCCATTGATACACTTGTTCACTTCAACTTAAAGAAAGGAGACGAAGTGAATAGAGAACGTTTGGGAGAGATTGAAGCACGTGAATTTCAACAACAAGCCATTAATCAAGCTATTCATTATTTGTCTTATCGTAAGCGAACACGCCATGAAATACGTCAGCATCTCATAAAAAAAGAATATCCTGATACCATTATCGAACAAGCCTTGGAATATTGTGAGCGTTTAAAGTTAATTGACCATGTTGACTATATGGAAAGTTTAAAGAACACAATGATACGCACGACAGATAAAGGACCAGAAATATTTCGCAAAAAGTTACAACAAGCTGGTATTGAAAAAGAGCTAATAGAGCGAGGGGTCGCTTGTTACATAGATGAACAGCCTATAGAAAAGATATATGCATTAGCAGAGAAAATCCTACGTCAAAAAAAGGGACCAGCTGTTAAAGTACGTCAACAAGTGCAACAGGCTCTCATGAATAAAGGATACACTTTAGATGTCATTATGCATGTCGTTGAAACGTTAAATTTTGAACCAGAACCTGAAATAATAGATAGCTTATTACAACGAGATTTAGAGAAATTTTTTAATAAATATCATAATAAATATGAAGGACGACAATTGCGAGCAAGGCTTGTTGAGGTATTGATGAGAAAAGGTTATACATATGATGATATTCAACAAAAACTAGTAGAAAGTGGTATAGAAAATGAATAA
- the sgtB gene encoding monofunctional peptidoglycan glycosyltransferase SgtB, which translates to MKRADRIKRAQRKQMPNEPHYNTYYRPVGTPPHKRKPRRIFRTLLLVVGVCLVLFVGLMFALAQRADVSNLSQIEQKATYVDARAIPEYTKGAFIAVEDRRFYKHHGVDFKGSIRAIFTSIKDPDRLQGGSTITQQLVKNYYYDNQQTITRKLKEMFVAWRVEDEYEKEKILSYYMNNIYFGDNSYTIESAANYYFGVTTNTNNTNLPQISVLQSAILASKINAPSVYNVNDMSASFINRTKMTLEKMKQQNYITEAQYTEALQQLGTE; encoded by the coding sequence ATGAAAAGGGCTGACCGAATAAAACGTGCTCAACGAAAACAAATGCCGAATGAACCACATTATAATACGTATTATCGTCCAGTTGGTACACCGCCACATAAAAGAAAACCACGACGTATTTTTAGAACTTTGTTGCTTGTTGTAGGTGTATGTCTTGTACTATTTGTTGGTTTAATGTTTGCGTTAGCTCAGAGAGCAGATGTTTCAAACTTATCACAAATTGAACAAAAAGCAACATATGTTGATGCACGTGCTATACCAGAATATACGAAAGGTGCTTTTATTGCTGTTGAAGACAGGCGCTTTTATAAACATCATGGAGTAGATTTTAAAGGAAGTATACGCGCTATTTTTACTTCGATTAAAGATCCAGATCGTTTGCAAGGTGGGAGTACGATTACACAGCAACTGGTAAAGAATTATTATTATGATAATCAACAAACCATTACACGTAAGCTGAAAGAAATGTTCGTAGCATGGCGTGTAGAAGATGAGTACGAGAAAGAAAAAATTTTAAGTTATTATATGAATAATATCTATTTTGGAGATAATAGCTATACAATTGAGTCAGCTGCAAATTATTATTTTGGTGTTACAACAAATACAAACAATACGAACTTACCACAAATTTCTGTATTGCAAAGTGCCATTTTAGCGAGTAAGATCAATGCACCATCTGTTTATAATGTGAATGATATGTCGGCATCTTTTATCAATCGAACAAAGATGACACTAGAGAAGATGAAACAACAAAATTATATTACGGAAGCACAATATACAGAAGCATTACAACAACTTGGCACAGAGTAA
- a CDS encoding aminoacyltransferase: MKFLNLTEEEFTRFVDEHHSHYTQSIKRYKASDQSHLVGVKNDNGEVIAACLISAYRSLKIFKYFYTERGPVMDFQNTALVHFFFKHLTQYLKQHRGLYLRVDPYVIESIRSADGEIIKTQDNRAWQDTLAQLGYQHQGYPIGYSKISQIRWLSVLNLQDKSPEQLLKEMDYQTRRNIKKTYEMGVKVKTLSIEETERFYKLNQMAEEKHNFKFRDLDYFKRLQRTYGDHIVLKLAYIDLQDYIQELHDKHNTLQKQYAEVEIKLAENPNSKKTKTKAHQLQQQLTSTQRKIEQTKALIASDGHILDLAAAVFIFNHHEVYYLSSGSNPKYNAYMGAYRLQWDMINFAKEHNIERYNFYGITGDFSETAEDFGVQQFKKGFNAHVEEYVGDYIKPLRPFLYRFVR; the protein is encoded by the coding sequence ATGAAGTTTTTAAACCTTACAGAAGAAGAATTCACACGATTTGTCGATGAACACCACAGTCACTATACGCAATCTATTAAGCGTTACAAAGCATCTGATCAATCACATCTTGTCGGTGTTAAAAACGATAATGGTGAAGTGATCGCTGCATGTTTGATTAGTGCTTATCGTTCTCTCAAAATATTTAAATATTTCTATACTGAACGTGGACCTGTTATGGATTTTCAAAATACAGCACTCGTCCATTTTTTCTTCAAACATCTCACTCAATATTTGAAACAACACCGTGGTCTTTACTTGCGCGTAGATCCTTATGTTATCGAATCTATTCGCTCTGCTGATGGAGAAATTATAAAAACACAAGATAATCGCGCTTGGCAAGATACACTTGCACAACTCGGATATCAACACCAAGGCTACCCTATCGGCTACTCTAAAATCAGTCAAATCCGCTGGTTATCCGTATTGAACTTGCAAGATAAGTCTCCTGAACAATTACTAAAAGAAATGGACTATCAAACACGACGAAATATCAAAAAAACTTATGAAATGGGCGTTAAAGTCAAAACACTCTCCATAGAAGAGACGGAACGCTTTTATAAGTTAAATCAAATGGCAGAAGAAAAACATAACTTCAAGTTCAGAGACTTGGATTACTTTAAACGCCTTCAACGTACTTATGGTGATCATATCGTATTAAAATTAGCGTATATTGATTTACAAGATTATATACAAGAATTACATGATAAACATAACACGTTGCAAAAACAATATGCTGAAGTCGAAATAAAACTTGCAGAAAATCCTAACTCAAAGAAAACTAAGACTAAGGCGCATCAACTACAACAACAACTGACCAGCACACAGCGCAAAATCGAACAAACAAAAGCATTGATCGCTTCTGATGGACATATACTAGACTTGGCTGCTGCTGTCTTTATTTTTAATCATCATGAAGTTTACTATTTATCAAGTGGCTCTAATCCAAAGTACAATGCCTATATGGGTGCTTATCGTTTACAATGGGATATGATTAACTTTGCAAAAGAACATAACATTGAACGATACAACTTTTACGGTATTACAGGAGATTTTAGCGAAACTGCTGAAGATTTCGGTGTACAACAATTTAAAAAAGGATTTAATGCACACGTAGAAGAATATGTTGGGGATTATATTAAACCATTACGCCCCTTCCTATACCGTTTTGTACGTTAA
- a CDS encoding type 1 glutamine amidotransferase domain-containing protein, with product MTKKVAVLLADEFEDIELTSPAEAVQAAGYETVIIGHTQGATLTGKHGVEATVDISIAEARPENYDALLLPGGFSPDHLRGDAEGRYGQFASYFVAEDKPIFAICHGPQILIDTDALKGRTLTAVRNVHKDLSNAGATVVDEAVVVDNNIVTSRTPDDLDDFNREIGNQLKG from the coding sequence ATGACAAAAAAAGTAGCAGTATTACTTGCGGATGAATTTGAGGATATTGAGCTAACAAGTCCAGCTGAAGCAGTCCAAGCAGCAGGTTATGAAACTGTGATTATCGGTCATACGCAAGGTGCAACTTTGACAGGAAAGCACGGTGTGGAAGCTACTGTGGATATCAGTATTGCTGAAGCACGTCCTGAAAATTATGACGCTCTATTACTGCCTGGTGGTTTTTCACCAGATCATTTAAGAGGGGATGCAGAAGGCCGATATGGTCAATTTGCTTCTTACTTTGTAGCTGAAGATAAACCTATATTTGCAATTTGTCATGGACCACAAATTTTAATTGATACAGATGCGTTAAAAGGACGTACACTAACAGCAGTACGCAATGTTCATAAAGATTTGTCGAATGCAGGTGCAACAGTAGTAGATGAAGCTGTCGTAGTAGACAATAACATTGTCACAAGTCGTACACCTGATGATTTAGATGACTTCAATCGCGAAATCGGTAATCAGTTAAAAGGCTAA
- a CDS encoding SE1561 family protein, protein MKEPQTINQVKERLSQFIEDMSHVNPDEVEVADIDEWIALLDQLEAKVSELRR, encoded by the coding sequence ATGAAAGAGCCACAAACAATCAATCAGGTCAAAGAAAGGTTATCACAATTTATTGAGGATATGTCACACGTGAACCCCGATGAAGTTGAAGTTGCAGATATTGACGAATGGATTGCCTTGTTGGATCAACTTGAAGCAAAGGTGAGTGAACTACGCCGTTAG
- the yfkAB gene encoding radical SAM/CxCxxxxC motif protein YfkAB, whose product MLMTNKQPITIANDPWEPYRDIEQHGQRVLSNVEFTTTNLCNMRCSHCAVGYTLQLSDPDTLPMPLILKRLDEIPTLRTISITGGEPMFSKKSIRNVVKPLLHYAYKRGIYVQMNSNLTLPLERYLDIAEYIDVLHISHNWGTIDTFTEVGFGAMEQKPPLKARIKLFEQMLNNARALSEQGMFVSAETMLNQQTQPYLEKIHNEVVDTMKCQRHEIHPMYPADFASQLEVLSLAEMKQAIHHLLDIRNPNVWMLFGTLPIFPCLQDDNDAVLRQRLLDAPNVSLRNDPDGRSRLNVNVFTGNVIVTDFGDETGTLANIKQDTLTDVFSKWLTSSLSQSINCHCPHFECLGPNILVKNMYYPNENFNHLEQIMHNSKSLHT is encoded by the coding sequence GTGTTAATGACTAACAAACAACCCATTACGATTGCCAATGATCCATGGGAACCTTATCGCGACATCGAACAACACGGTCAACGTGTACTTAGTAATGTTGAGTTTACAACAACCAATTTATGTAATATGCGTTGTAGTCATTGTGCGGTAGGCTATACATTACAATTAAGTGATCCAGATACGCTACCTATGCCTTTAATTTTGAAACGGCTGGATGAAATTCCGACATTGCGTACTATTTCTATCACTGGTGGCGAACCCATGTTTTCTAAAAAATCTATTCGCAATGTTGTAAAGCCTCTACTACATTATGCATATAAACGTGGTATTTATGTTCAAATGAATTCTAATTTGACACTACCATTAGAACGCTATTTAGATATTGCTGAATATATTGACGTACTCCATATTTCTCATAACTGGGGAACTATCGATACGTTTACTGAAGTCGGCTTTGGTGCTATGGAGCAAAAACCACCATTAAAAGCACGTATCAAACTGTTCGAACAAATGCTTAATAATGCACGCGCATTGAGTGAACAAGGCATGTTTGTCTCTGCTGAAACAATGCTCAATCAACAAACACAGCCTTATCTTGAAAAAATTCATAATGAAGTCGTTGATACAATGAAATGTCAACGTCATGAGATTCATCCAATGTACCCTGCCGATTTTGCCAGTCAATTAGAAGTCCTTTCGCTAGCAGAAATGAAACAAGCAATTCATCATTTATTAGATATTCGAAACCCTAATGTATGGATGCTATTCGGTACGCTTCCTATTTTTCCTTGTTTACAAGATGACAACGACGCAGTGTTACGTCAACGCTTATTAGACGCACCTAACGTATCTTTGCGTAACGATCCAGATGGACGCAGTCGTTTAAACGTCAATGTATTTACAGGGAACGTCATTGTCACTGATTTTGGTGACGAAACGGGAACATTAGCAAATATCAAACAAGATACATTAACTGATGTTTTTTCAAAATGGCTGACTTCTTCACTGTCGCAATCTATTAACTGTCATTGTCCACATTTTGAATGTCTAGGACCTAACATACTCGTTAAAAATATGTATTATCCCAACGAAAACTTCAATCATCTCGAACAAATAATGCACAATAGCAAATCATTGCATACATGA
- a CDS encoding acyl-CoA thioesterase: protein MTEHNKKSMQDSKTYKSRQVFPQDTNHLGTLFGGTLMANIDEIAAICAMKHANNTVVTASTDSVDFLLPIKNGDIITYIAMVSYSGTSSMEVCVQIMIEDIYTGKHQLAALSFLTFVALDESGKPTPVAEVYPENDIERWFHETAEARVKRRKERREESKRTIQFLSEINDQQH from the coding sequence ATGACAGAGCATAATAAGAAATCAATGCAAGACTCGAAAACATACAAATCGCGTCAGGTGTTTCCACAAGACACAAACCATTTAGGTACATTGTTTGGTGGGACATTAATGGCAAATATCGATGAAATTGCTGCAATTTGTGCCATGAAACATGCAAATAATACAGTAGTAACTGCTTCAACAGATTCAGTGGACTTTTTATTACCGATTAAAAATGGTGATATCATCACTTATATTGCCATGGTGTCATATTCTGGAACATCATCTATGGAAGTATGTGTACAAATCATGATAGAAGATATATATACAGGTAAACATCAACTTGCAGCTTTAAGCTTTTTGACATTTGTTGCATTAGATGAGTCAGGGAAACCAACACCAGTGGCTGAAGTATATCCGGAAAATGATATTGAGCGCTGGTTCCATGAAACGGCAGAAGCACGTGTAAAAAGACGCAAAGAACGTCGTGAAGAAAGTAAAAGAACAATTCAGTTTTTATCAGAGATTAATGACCAGCAGCATTAA
- a CDS encoding aminopeptidase: MTLEEKLQQYARLLVRVGMNVQPDQPVFIRTTVDAVDFTRRIVKEAYEAGASDVRVKYSDPQLVRYAYEYESLPFFESDVKAYDVEERMDYAHRGASNLALITEDPDLLNGISAEKLSAKQFSYGKAFKPYMVESQKNTFPWLVACYPSIEWAKRVYPDVSPQEAFDCFLEDILAIVRIDGNDPIKNWEVHTQQLKERAAWLNDKAYQALHFVSKGTDLRMGLPKNHIWEEPTSYTPEGQAFVANIPTEEVFTAPHSHQVDGYVSNTLPLSYNGTIIDGFKLTFEAGVVVDFEAKQGEDVLRTLLQTDEGARRLGEVALVPDDSPISNRNTIFYNTLFDENASCHIALGSAYAFNIKGGTEMDDQTLAEHGLNDSLTHVDFMIGSSDLNIYGITAEGQEEPIFKNGNWAN; encoded by the coding sequence ATGACTTTAGAAGAAAAGTTACAGCAATATGCACGCTTGCTTGTACGTGTTGGAATGAACGTACAACCTGATCAACCGGTCTTTATTCGAACGACTGTAGATGCTGTTGATTTCACAAGACGTATAGTCAAAGAAGCTTATGAAGCAGGCGCATCAGATGTACGTGTGAAGTATTCTGACCCACAGTTAGTACGCTATGCTTATGAGTATGAATCTCTTCCATTTTTTGAGAGCGATGTAAAAGCGTATGATGTTGAAGAACGCATGGATTATGCACATCGTGGAGCAAGTAATTTAGCATTGATTACCGAAGATCCGGACTTACTGAATGGTATTTCTGCAGAAAAGTTAAGTGCCAAACAATTCAGTTATGGAAAAGCATTTAAACCTTATATGGTTGAGTCACAAAAAAATACATTTCCTTGGCTAGTTGCATGTTATCCTTCCATTGAATGGGCGAAAAGAGTATATCCAGATGTATCACCACAAGAAGCATTTGATTGCTTTTTAGAAGACATTTTAGCTATTGTGCGCATTGATGGTAATGATCCGATTAAAAATTGGGAAGTACATACGCAACAACTCAAAGAACGGGCTGCTTGGTTGAATGATAAAGCGTATCAAGCGTTACATTTTGTGTCCAAAGGTACAGATTTACGTATGGGTTTACCTAAGAACCATATTTGGGAAGAGCCAACAAGTTACACACCAGAGGGACAAGCCTTTGTAGCAAACATACCGACAGAGGAAGTATTTACAGCGCCACATAGTCATCAAGTCGATGGGTATGTTTCTAATACGTTGCCGTTGAGTTATAATGGCACAATTATTGATGGTTTCAAACTTACATTTGAAGCAGGGGTAGTGGTTGATTTTGAAGCCAAACAAGGTGAAGACGTATTGCGTACATTGTTACAAACGGACGAAGGAGCACGTCGATTAGGTGAAGTGGCACTTGTTCCAGATGATTCACCCATTTCAAATCGTAACACTATTTTTTACAATACATTATTTGATGAAAATGCATCGTGCCACATTGCGCTTGGTTCCGCCTATGCATTTAATATAAAGGGTGGCACAGAGATGGATGATCAAACGCTTGCTGAACATGGATTAAATGATTCGTTAACACATGTTGATTTTATGATTGGTAGCAGTGATTTGAATATATATGGTATTACTGCTGAAGGTCAAGAAGAGCCTATATTTAAGAATGGAAACTGGGCAAACTAA
- a CDS encoding DUF1128 domain-containing protein, translating to MTKDIATMIEEIRDRLNLVNPGLIDPDKYSDEHREDIEDIYDFVTSKETFTPHEMTGITEALGALRQS from the coding sequence ATGACAAAAGATATTGCAACAATGATAGAAGAAATTCGAGATCGTTTAAATTTAGTGAATCCAGGTTTAATTGATCCAGATAAATATTCGGATGAACATCGTGAAGATATTGAGGATATTTATGACTTTGTAACATCTAAAGAGACATTTACACCGCATGAAATGACGGGCATCACTGAGGCACTCGGTGCATTACGCCAATCATAA
- a CDS encoding low molecular weight protein-tyrosine-phosphatase — MTTVAFVCLGNICRSPMAEAIMRQRLKDRKITHISVTSRGTGEWNLGQSPHQGTQEILNAHEIPFDGIISELFTPEDDFDYIVAMDQSNVDNIKRINPNLTGQLFKLLEFSDMEETDVPDPYYTNNFEGVYDMIQSSCDYLIDFILKDRKG; from the coding sequence ATGACAACAGTTGCATTTGTTTGTCTTGGCAATATTTGTCGCTCTCCGATGGCTGAAGCGATTATGCGCCAACGTCTTAAAGACCGTAAAATCACTCATATTAGTGTCACGTCAAGAGGTACTGGCGAATGGAATTTAGGACAGTCACCACATCAAGGTACACAAGAAATTTTAAATGCACATGAGATTCCTTTTGATGGAATCATTAGTGAATTGTTTACACCTGAAGATGACTTTGATTATATTGTTGCAATGGATCAAAGCAATGTGGATAATATAAAACGTATCAACCCAAATTTAACAGGTCAGCTTTTTAAGTTACTTGAATTTAGTGATATGGAAGAGACTGACGTACCAGATCCATACTATACAAATAACTTTGAAGGCGTATATGACATGATACAATCATCATGTGATTACTTAATAGACTTTATCTTAAAGGACAGAAAGGGGTAA
- a CDS encoding YtxH domain-containing protein — MNNKLLPGILIGATIGGAVALIDSKTRQSVKTSVHNIKTGQRSQQPSKITNLVDELMYWKDTLEEIRRNNPELERSLLDAKDTLVARKNNKQLGNK, encoded by the coding sequence ATGAACAACAAACTTTTACCAGGTATTTTAATTGGTGCGACAATAGGTGGCGCCGTAGCATTGATTGACTCTAAAACACGTCAATCTGTGAAAACATCCGTTCACAACATTAAAACAGGTCAACGTTCTCAACAACCTTCAAAAATAACAAATCTCGTTGACGAGCTAATGTACTGGAAAGATACACTCGAAGAAATTCGCCGTAATAATCCTGAATTAGAACGTTCGTTACTTGATGCTAAAGATACACTTGTTGCACGTAAAAACAATAAACAACTTGGAAATAAATAA
- a CDS encoding YihY/virulence factor BrkB family protein, with protein MSEKQHSSESIVEKIKDKIHHDETSDDTENNPNRKGDANGEIEAEHHYVKPQPFQSKEAPKDNETFFVSRINKPVKYTDRPNFLKYLIYRIGKDDASGLAAQLAYYFMLSLFPMLIFILSLVPLFNIDRDTFIQQISDNAPADAASIITSIIDDIMGNANSGILSVGLILTLWTASNGMTALMNAFNVAYDVEDSRNFIVSKLLSVFFTLALGITLPLTLVLFTFGQQIGNLLFGPLGLDEQIRWIFSLVRTALPVIAILVVFTVLYTAAPNVKIKLKSVLPGALFATVVWVLGTLAFGYYVSNFGNYSKTYGSIGGVIVLMLWLYITGFILIIGAEINAIIHQRKVIKGKTPEEQTYDELEDEQDLATAYNNYGKTNTSPENISVDQRTTKEHTHYNAPPKATRDNDGYSRKIKTTRED; from the coding sequence ATGTCGGAAAAACAACATTCATCTGAAAGCATTGTAGAAAAAATTAAAGATAAAATACATCATGATGAAACATCTGATGACACAGAAAACAATCCCAATCGTAAAGGTGATGCCAATGGAGAGATTGAAGCAGAACATCATTATGTAAAGCCTCAGCCTTTTCAATCTAAGGAAGCACCTAAAGATAATGAAACATTTTTTGTCTCACGTATCAATAAACCCGTGAAATACACAGACAGACCCAACTTCTTAAAGTATTTAATTTATCGTATTGGTAAAGATGACGCTTCGGGACTTGCAGCTCAACTTGCTTATTATTTTATGTTATCGCTCTTCCCTATGCTTATCTTTATTTTGTCGCTCGTACCACTATTCAACATCGATCGAGATACATTTATTCAACAAATTTCAGACAATGCACCTGCTGATGCAGCGTCTATTATTACAAGTATCATTGACGATATTATGGGGAATGCTAACAGTGGTATTTTGTCAGTCGGTTTGATTTTAACATTATGGACTGCTTCAAATGGTATGACAGCACTTATGAATGCCTTTAATGTTGCTTACGATGTAGAAGACAGTCGAAATTTCATTGTATCTAAACTATTATCTGTATTTTTCACTTTAGCTCTAGGTATTACGTTACCGCTTACCCTTGTCCTCTTTACATTTGGACAACAGATCGGTAACTTACTTTTTGGACCATTGGGCTTAGACGAACAAATAAGATGGATATTCAGTTTAGTACGCACTGCCTTACCTGTCATTGCAATTTTAGTTGTATTTACTGTTCTATACACTGCCGCACCAAATGTCAAAATCAAACTAAAATCTGTCTTACCAGGTGCATTATTCGCAACAGTAGTTTGGGTGCTCGGTACACTTGCTTTTGGTTACTATGTTTCAAACTTTGGAAACTACTCTAAAACGTATGGGAGTATTGGAGGCGTTATTGTTTTAATGCTATGGCTCTACATTACAGGTTTTATTTTAATTATTGGTGCAGAGATTAATGCAATCATACATCAGCGCAAAGTGATTAAAGGCAAGACACCAGAAGAACAGACGTACGATGAGTTAGAAGACGAACAAGACCTTGCCACAGCATATAATAACTATGGTAAAACAAATACGTCCCCTGAAAACATAAGTGTAGATCAACGAACAACTAAAGAACATACACACTATAATGCACCACCAAAGGCAACACGTGATAATGATGGGTACTCACGTAAAATCAAAACGACACGCGAAGACTAG